In Novosphingobium kaempferiae, the DNA window CCAGCTCAACATCATCGCCAGCGACGTGCTGGAACTGCCCCGGGAGCCGCGCTGATGGACTTGTCCCTCAACGAGGACCAGCGGCAGGTTCTGGACTTCATCGACAGCCTTGCGCGGCCCTTTGCGGGCGTGCCGATGCACGACGTCTCGCTGGCGCTGGAAAGTGAGGAACTGGACGCGGCGCTGGTGGAGAACGGCTTCCTCGACGTGATGGCGGTGGAGGAACTCGGCCCTGTGACTGCCGCGCTGGTGGTGGAGAAGCTGGCGCGCCTGCCTTTCGCGGTGGAGGCTGCGGCTTCGGCGTTCGTGCGACCGCTGATCGATCCCGACCTGCCGCGCCCGCTGTGTCTGGTGGAGGAAGGTCGAGACGGCGCGCCCATACGCTTCCTGCGTTCCGGTGCGACCGTCGTGGTCGTGGGCGCTTCAGGCGTGCGCAGCTTCAGGGCCGTCGAAAGCCTGATCGCACCTGCGCAGGAGGATACGCTCTACGGCTATCCGGTCGCCTTCCTGACCGGCATTCCCGATGCGACGATGGCGCATGACGTGGACCCGTCCGAAGTCCTGCGCGCATGGCGCGTCGCAGTGGCGGCGGAAGCAGCGGGCCTGCTGGGCGCGGCGCTGGCGAGTACCGTCACTTATGTGTCCGATCGCAAGCAGTTCGGCCGCCCGCTCGCCACGTTCCAGGGGATGCGGCACCGGCTGGCCGAGGATCAGGTCATGACCAACAGCGTCTACTGGCTGGCCTTGCGTGCGGCCGGGACCGGCGATCCCGGCGATGCGGCGATGGCGCTGCTGCACGCGCAGGAGGCGGCGAAGCGGGTCTGCTACGACTATCACCAGTTCCTCGGCGGCATGGGCATGACGCTGGAGCATCCGCTGCACTTGTGGACCTATCGCCTCAAGCTGTTGAGCGCGGAACTGGGAGGACGCGGGGAGCAGGGGCTGGCGGCGGCGGAGGCGCTTTGGGGCTAGCGATCAGCCCATCACCGCCACGCTGTCGCACACCAGCCGGACCAGTTCCGCCTGCCCGCGCACGCCGAGCTTGGCGTACAGCCGCTTGGAATAATTGCGCGCCGTTTCCAGCGTCAGGCCCATGCGCTCGGCGGCTTCGGCGATGGACAGCCCCTCATTGAGCGCGATCGCCAGTTCGGCCTCGCGCGCGGGCAGGTCGAACAGGCGGGCGAGGCGTTCCACGCTGGCAGGGGTTCGCGCATTCGGCAGGCGGCAGAGCGCCAGCATCGAGGGGCGCGGCATGTCGCTGGTGGACGTAAGCAGCGCCTCCAGCCTCGGTTCCTCGTGCAGCATCACCGCACGCGGCGGCGGCGGACTGTCCGAGGCATAGAGCCCTGCTGCCGCGCTGAGTTCCCGTTCGGCATGGACGCCGAGATCGCGCAGGCGATCCCCGATGCGCGGCACGTAGCCGAGGTTGATGCGCAGCCACGCATCAAGGCGCGGGTCGATGCTGAGCAGACGCGCCTCTCGGTCGAACACCATCCATGCCGTCGCGCTGCGAGCCATGCCCTGTGCGCTGACGCTGGCGCGGATGCGGTGGTCCTCCAGCATGACGTAGCTGCGCAGGGCCGCCTCCAGATAGGGCGCGAGGGAGGAGAGCAGGGCGCTGTCCGCCGCCTCGCACGGCTTGGCGCGGGCGAGGATCAGCCAGGCGTCGGTCTCTCCAGCCTTGGACAGGCGCACCACGCGCTCGTCGGCGATGCCGAGGCGGGCCATCTTGGCCATGCGTTCAGCGCGGAACACCGGGTCGTGGTCGACGAACTCGCCGACACTGTAGACCCGGCCCGGACGCAGCTGGTCGTAGTGCAGCCGCTCCAGCGCATGCATCTCGAAGGGATCGACCTCCCGCGCCTCCGCGCGCAAGTCGAGACCGGCGTGGAAGTCGGTGATCTGGGCGTGTGGACCGTCGCCCTGCTTCATCACGATGCTGACGTACTCGGCATCGCTCCGGCGACGCAGGCGCTCCAGAAACTCGGAGAACTGCGCCGCATCGCCAATCCCCGCTATCAGCGGCAGCAGCAAATCTGTCTCGTCTCGCGATGTAAGCGCCATGGCTTCCTCCCATATGGGAGGTTCTCCGATTTGTCATCCTTGCAAAGAGCGATTCGAGCCCACGGAAAGGGCGACCCTGCGAAGGCCAAAGGACCAGAGATCCTGATGAAGACCCTCACGCACCTCGAAAGGCTCGAGGCCGAATCCATCCACATCATCCGCGAAGTCGTCGCCGAGGCTGAGAAGCCGGTGATGCTCTATTCCGTGGGCAAGGACAGCGCGGTGATGCTGCACCTTGCGCGGAAGGCGTTCTATCCCTCGCCGCCGCCGTTCCCGCTGCTCCATGTCGATACGACGTGGAAATTCAAGGCGATGTACGACCTGCGCGACAAGATGGCGCGTGAAAGCGGCATGGAACTGCTGGTCTACCAGAACCCCGAAGCGGCCGAGAAGGGCATCAACCCGTTCGACCACGGCGCGCTCCACACCGACATGTGGAAGACCGAAGGGCTCAAGCAGGCGCTCGACAAGTACGGCTTCGACGCGGCCTTCGGCGGCGCCCGCCGCGATGAGGAGAAGAGCCGCGCCAAGGAGCGCATCTTCTCGTTCCGCACGTCCTCGCACGGCTGGGATCCCAAGAACCAGCGCCCGGAGCTGTGGAACCTCTACAATGCGAAGAAGGCGCGCGGGGAATCGATCCGTGTGTTTCCGATCTCCAACTGGACCGAGCTGGACATCTGGCAGTACATCCACCTCAACGACATCCCCATCGTCCCGCTCTATTTCGCGGACAAGCGTCCCACCGTGGAGCGCGACGGGATGCTGCTGATGGTCGACGACGAGCGTTTCCCGCTGAAGGACGGCGAAGTGCCGGTGGAGCGCTCCATCCGCTTCCGCACGCTGGGCTGCTACCCGCTGACGGGCGCTGTGGAGAGCGAGGCGAAGACGCTTCCCGAGGTGATCCAGGAGACGCTCCTCACCACCACCAGCGAGCGGCAGGGCCGCGCCATCGACAAGGACGCCGGCGGTGCCGGCATGGAAGTCAAGAAGCAGCAGGGGTACTTCTGACATGGCACAGAACGACACCGAGACGGTACTGAGCGACACCAAGCCCGTGCAGAACGACGCCGAAGCACGCTACGTCACCGACAGCCTCATCGCAGAGGACATCGACGCCTATCTCGTCCAGCACGAGCACAAGACGATGCTGCGCTTCATCACCTGCGGCAGCGTCGACGATGGCAAGTCCACCCTGATCGGACGCCTGCTCTACGATTCGAAGATGATCTTCGAGGACCAGCTCGACGCGCTGCAGTCGGACTCCAAGAAGGTCGGCACACAGGGGCAGGAGATCGACTTCGCGCTGCTCGTCGACGGCCTCGCCGCCGAGCGTGAGCAGGGCATCACCATCGACGTCGCCTATCGCTTCTTCAACACCGAGAAGCGCAAGTTCATCGTCGCCGACTGCCCGGGCCACGAACAGTACACCCGCAACATGGTGACGGGCGCCTCGACCGCCGACCTTGCGGTGATCCTGATCGACGCGCGCAAGGGCGTGCTGGTCCAGACGCGCCGCCATTCGTACCTGTGCCATCTGATCGGCATCAAGAACGTGGTGCTGGCGGTGAACAAGATGGACCTCGTCGACTACGACCAGGCCGTGTTCGATGCCATCGTCAAGGACTACGCCGAGTTCGCGAAGTCCATCGGGATCGAGAGCTTCACCGCGATGCCGATTTCCGGCTTCAAGGGCGACAACATCACCACGCTCTCGGACAATACGCCGTGGTATCAGGGCCCGACGCTGGTCGAGCACCTCGAAACCGTCGAGGTTCTGTCCTCCGTCGATGCCGACAAGCCGTTCCGCCTGCCGGTGCAGTGGGTGAACCGTCCGAACCTCGACTTCCGGGGCTTCTCGGGCCTCATCGCCACGGGCGGCGTCAAGCCGGGCGACAAGATCCGTGTCCTGCCCTCGGGCAAGACCAGCACGATCACGCGCGTCGTGACCTTCGACGGCGATCTTGACGAGGCCGTCGCCGGCCAGTCCGTCACCGTCTGCTTCGAGGACGAGATCGACTGTTCGCGCGGGTCGGTCATCTCGGTCGCGGACAATCCGCCGCAGACCGCCGACCAGTTCGAATCGACCATCGTGTGGATGGCCGACGAGGCGCTGATCCCGGGCCGTGCCTACTGGCTCAAGCTCGGCACGCAGCAGGTTTCCGCGACCGTCGCCGAGCCCAAGTACACGGTCAACGTCAACACCATGGAGCACATGGCGGCCAAGACGCTCGACCTCAACGCCATCGGCGTGGCCGAGATAACCACCGACAAGCAGATCGTCTTCGAGCCCTATGCGGAGAACCGCACGCTCGGCGGGTTCATCCTGATCGACAAGATGACCAACGCCACGGTGGCGGCGGGCATGCTCAATTTCTCGCTGCGCCGTTCGCAGAACGTCCATTGGCAGGCGGTAGACATCGACCGCAAGCAGCACGCGGGGCTCAAGAACCAGAAGCCCGCGGTGCTGTGGTTCACCGGCCTTTCGGGCTCGGGCAAGTCCACCATCGCCAACATGGTCGAGAAGAAGCTGCACCGGATGAACCGGCACACCTTCCTGCTCGACGGCGACAACGTGCGCCACGGTCTGAACAAGGATCTCGGCTTCACCGAGGCCGACCGCATCGAGAACATCCGCCGCGTCGGCGAAGTCTCGAAGCTGATGACCGACGCGGGGCTTATCGTCATCACCGCGTTCATCTCGCCGTTCCAGGCGGACCGCGAGATGGTGCGCTCGATGCTGCCCGAGGGCGAGTTCATCGAGGTGTTCATCGACACCCCGCTGAAGGTGGCCGAGGCGCGCGACGTGAAGGGTCTCTACAAGAAGGCGCGTTCGGGCGAGCTGAAGAACTTCACCGGCATCGACAGCCCCTATGAGGCGCCGCGCAACCCGGAGGTCCGCATCGACACCACCGTGATGTCGCCCGAGGAAGCTGCCGACCTCATCGTCGACACCCTGCTGGGAGACGCCTGATGAGCCTGTCCGACGGCGATCTCGCGGCGAAGTTGGCCGAAGAGGCGGGCAAGATCCTGCTGAGCGTGCGCGGCTGCGGCCTGTTCGGCGGCAAGGCACTGGGCAAGGCGGGCGACCAGACCGCCAACCAGTTCCTCTGCCACGCCCTGCGCGAACAGCGCCCGGATGACGGCCTGCTCTCCGAAGAGGAGAAGGACAACGCCGAGCGCCTGTCCAGGAGCCGCGTGTGGATTGTCGATCCGGTCGACGGCACCCGCGAATATGGCGAGGAGCGCGCCGACTGGGCGGTCCACGTCGGTCTCGCGGTGGACGGCGTGCCGGCGCTCGGTGCGGTGGCGCTGCCGGGCGCGGGCCTCGTCCTGCGCTCGGACCAGCCGGGCGAAATTCCGCCCGCACCGGAACGCCTGCGCATGGTCGTCAGCCGCACCCGTCCGGCGCGGGAGGCCACCAGCGTCGCCGAGACGATCGGCGCGGAACTCGTGCCCATGGGCTCGGCCGGGGCCAAGGCCATGGCGATCGTGCTGGGACAGGCGGATATCTACCTGCATTCGGGCGGTCAGTACGAGTGGGACAGCTGCGCTCCTGCCGCCGTCGCGCTCGGCTGGGGGCTGCATGTCTCGCGGATCGACGGCTCGCCGCTCGTCTACAACCAGCAGGACGTCTACATGCCCGACCTGCTGATCTGTCGGAAGGAACATGCCGAGATGGTGCTGCGCGAGGTCGCGGCGCTGGTTTGAGGTAGCGTCAGTACCCGACCCACTCTTCGTCATTGCGAGCGCAGCGAAGCAATCCAGCGCACCACACCACGCTCGATTGTCTCGCCACGCTCGCAAACACGATCCGACCCCGCAGAATCGCCCCGACGGCATTTTGCTGGCGACGGTGGATCACATCTCAGTCAACATTGCTGTTCAGTGACGCCCCCGCTATAGCCGCCCCCTTTTCCGGGAATTCAGGGGCAGACATGGAAGCGAGGACCAGGCGCAGGGTCAGGGATCCCATCGCCACGCGCGAGACGATCCTCGAAGCGGCCAGCAACCTGCTCGCCAAGGACGGCCTGGAGGGCGTGAGCCTTTCCGCCGTGGCCCACCTGGCGGCGGTCAACCGGGGCACCGCCTACCAGCATTTCGAAACGCGCGAGAAGCTGATCGAGGCGACCATCGAATGGGTCTCGGACAAGCTGTTCCGTGCCGTCTTCGGCGATCCCGACACCATCGGCGAACGCCGCGTCGAGGAGGTGGACACCGCCGCGCTCACCGACCGCCTGTGCGATTTCGCGATGGAAAATCCCGAGATCTGCCGGGTCTGGCTCCAGCAGGTGCTCGCCTCGCCCGACCCGAGCCAGGATCCCTTCTGGCGCGAGTATGCAGGCTCGCTCCAGCGGTTCGCCGATACGAAGCTCGCGATGCCGGGGATCGATGCCGAAGTGTTGGCGGTAATGAACCTTGCAGGCGTGTTCTTCTGGCCGATCTTCGCCCGTTCCCACGCCGCCGACGATGCCGAGCGCAGCACGCTGGGCCACCGCTTCAGCCACGAGATCCTGCGCCTTTCGATGTACGGCTCGATGAACGCCTCGCGCTTCCCGGACATCGCTGCGCGGCTGGCGGCGGAGGGCCCGCCGAAGCGCGATTGAGGGAGCAACCTTGCCTTTCGTCATTGCGAGCGCAGCGAAGCAATCCAGCGGCGAGAGCCAAATTTGGATTGCTTCGCTGCGCTCGCAATGACGAAACGGAGGAACACCCTGTCCCAAAGCATCCGCACACCTTTCGCCTCCGCGATGCCATGCCCCGCCGCCATTGACGCGAGGGGGCTCCACCCGTCAGCAGGGTTGGCGAGTTCGGTCGTGTCGCGGCCGAAGAGGGAGTGCCGGTTCCATGTTTTCCGCTATCGTCATCGACAAGACCGAAGAGGGCCAGACCGTCGGCCTGCAGCAGCTGGATGAAAGCGTGCTGCCCGAAGGCGATGTGACCATCGACGTCGCCTATTCGACGCTCAACTTCAAGGATGGCCTCGCCATCACCGGCAGTTCGCCGGTCGTGCGCAAGTTCCCGATGGTGCCGGGCATCGACCTCGTCGGCACCGTGACCGAGAGCAGCCATGGCGACTGGAAGGCGGGCGACACCGTTGTGCTCAACGGCTGGGGCGTGGGCGAGGGCCACTGGGGCGGGCTGGCTCAGAAGGCGCGGCTCAAGGGCGACTGGCTGGTGCCGCTGCCTGCGGCCTTCACCCCGGCGCAGGCCATGGCGATCGGCACGGCGGGCTATACCGCCGCGCTCTGCGTCGATGCGCTGGTCGACTGGGGCGTGATGCCGGAGCAGGGCGAAGTGCTCGTCACGGGCGCGACCGGCGGCGTCGGCTCGGTCGCCATCGCGATCCTCAAGAGGCTGGGCTATTCGGTCGCCGCGCTGACCGGCAAGCCTGCCGAGGCGGACTATCTCAAGGCGCTGGGCGCCGAGACGATCATCGACCGCGCCGAACTGGCGGAGAAGGGCAAGCCGCTCCAGAAGGAGCGCTGGGCGGGCGTGGTGGACACCGCGGGCAGCTTCACCCTCGCCAATGCCTGCGCGCAGACGAAGTACGGCGGCGCGGTGGCGGCCTGCGGTCTGGCGCAGGGCGCGGACCTTCCGGCAACGGTCATGCCCTTCATCCTGCGCGGCGTGGCGCTGCTCGGTATCGACAGCGTGATGGCGCCCAAGGCCAAGCGCCTGAAGGCATGGGACCGGCTGGCGAAGGATCTCGATCCCGCCGCGCTCGACACCATCGGCCAGACCATCGGCCTTGGCGATGCGGTGGATGCCGCCAAGAAGTTCATGTCGGGCGAGGTCAAGGGCCGCTTCATCGTCGATGTGAACGCCTGACGTCACCATGACTAAGAGGATGGGCATGACGGGTTCGGTCAAGGTGGTGGACGGCCTTTCCGTGGTCCACGGCATCGCGCTGGAGGACGAACAGGGCATCGGCGCCCTCACGCTGGGCGGTTACGTGCGCGAAATCGCCGCGCGCTACGGCCCGCGCGAGGCGGCAGTGATCCACCTTGACGGGCAGGTCGTGCGCTGGACCTATGACGAGCTTTACGCCCGCTCGCTACAGGTGGCGAAGTCGCTCATCGCGCTCGGCACCGGCAAGGGCACCCGCGTCGGCATCCTCATGACCAACCGGCCGGAATTCCTCGCGGGCGTCTTGGGCGCGGCGCTGGCGGGCTGCGTGGCGACGCCGATCAGCACGTTCTTCACGCCGTCCGAACTGGAAGTGGTGCTGAAGGCCTCGGGCGTATCGGTGCTGCTGCTCGAACGCTCGGTGCTAAAGAAGGACTTCGCCGAGATGCTCGCCGGGCTTGAGCCCGAGGTCATGGCGGCGCAGCCCGGCGCGCTGGCATCGCGCAGGTTCCCGTTCCTGCGCTATGCGGCAATGATCGACAGCGACGAACCGCTCGGCATGATCGAGACTTTCGCCGCGTTCCGCCGGCGCGGCGCGGGCGTGGCCGAGGAACTCGTGCTTGCCGCCAGCGATGCGGTGACGCCTGCCGATCCGGGCATCCTGCTGTTCTCCTCGGGCTCCACTGGCAAGGCCAAGGGCATCCTCAGCGCCCATCGCGGCGTCTGCCTGCAACTTTGGCGCTGGCCGCAGTGGTACGCCATCCGCGACGAGGTGCCCGCGCGCACATGGTCGGCGAACGGCTTCTTCTGGTCCGGCAACTTCGCCTGCGCGCTGGGCGGCACGCTTTCGCGCGGGGGGACGCTGGTCCTCCAGCGCTGGTTCGACGCGGCAGAAGCACTGGACCTCATGGCAAAGGAGCGCGCCAACATGGCGCTCGCCTGGCCGCACCAGTGGCCGCAGCTTGAGGCCGCGCCGAACTATCAGGACGTCGACCTCTCCTCGCTCGTCTACGTCGACATGCACATGCCGATCGCGCGCCATCCCACCGTGAACAGCACCTGGCGCGAGCCGGGGCAGGCTTACGGCAATACCGAGACGTTCACGCTCATCACCGTTTTCCCCTCCGGAACGCCGGAGGAAGTCGCGGGCAAGTCCCACGGCGAGCCGACGGCGGGCTCCACCATCAAGATCGTCGACCCGATGACCGGCGCGACGATGCCGCTGGGCGAACGCGGCGAGATCGCTGTTAAGGGCGCGACGGTGATGCTGGGCTACCTCGGCATTCCGCTCAGCGATTCGACCGACGGCGACGGTTTCCTGCGCACGGCGGACGGCGGCTACGTGGACGCGCAAGGCCGCCTGTTCTGGGAAGGTCGCCTCAACGACATCATCAAGACCGGCGGCGCCAACGTCTCTCCGCTGGAGATCGACGAAGTGATCCGCGCGCACCCGGACGTGAAGGTGTCGCAGACCGTGGGCGTGCCGGACGAACTGCTGGGCGAACTCGTCGTCTCGTGCATCGTGCCGGTGGAAGGCGCGAGCCCGAGCGCCGAGGCGATCCGCGATTTCGCGAAGGAAAAGCTCGCCAGCTACAAGCTGCCGCGCCGCATCCTGTTCGTGGCGGAGGACGATCTCCAGACCACCGGCAGCTCCAAGATCAAGACCGCCGAACTGCGCAAGCTGGCGGCGGAGCGGCTGGCGGAGGTGTGAGGCCATGACTACCCCCGACTTCGCCGACTGGCTCGCCATCTGCAATCTCAAGGCCGCGTACTGCCGGCTGCTCGACACCAAGGACTGGGAGGGCTGGAAGCAGCTCTTCACCGAGGACTGCGTGCTAGATACCACGGGCAGCGGCGGCACGCGCGAGCAGGGGCGGGATCGTATCGTGGCGCAGGTCAGCACGGCGCTGGCCGGGGCGAAGACCGCACACCAGATCCATTCGCCGCAGATCACCGTCGACGGCGACCGGGCCGAAGTGGTCTGGGCGATGCAGGACCGCGTCATCAAGGACGACTTCGCACTCACCGGCTATGGCCATTATCACGAAACGTGCGTGCGGACCGCCGAGGGTTGGAAGATCGCCGAGCAGCGCTTGACTCGCCTGATCCTCGACATCGAGCGTCCCGCTTCGTGACGCATCGCGCGAATTGCTGCGCACAATTCGGCTGGCAATCCTGAGCACGCTCAGTAATCCTGTGGCCATGGAACGCAGGGTGGGCACGGTTCTGGCGCAAGTAGCGCGGCTCATGCGCCGCTCCTTCGACGAGCGCGCGCGGGAGATCGGCGTCACGCGACCGCAGTGGCAGGTGCTGAGCGTGCTGCGCCGCCATCCCGGTATCAAGCAGGCCGAACTCGCCGAAATCCTGGAGGTCGAGCCGATCACCGCCGGGCGCATGATCGACCGCATGCAGGACGGCGGCATGGTCGAACGCCGCGCCGACCCCGCCGACCGCCGTGCCTGGCGGCTATACCTCACTGCACGCGGCGACGAGATGATCGAGCGCCTGCAACCGCTGGCGGAGGAGACGTCCGAGGCCGCGCTCGCCGGGATCGACGATGCGGACAAGGCGCACATGATGCGCACGCTCGACCGGATGCTGGCGAACCTGACCGGGAAGCCGCCGGTTTCGGAGGATTGACGGCCTCGTCGTCCCGGACTTGATCCGGGACCGTTGGCTGTGAACAGCCGGTCTGTGTGCAGAATGCGGGGGCTTCGGCAAGCTCAGCCTGAGCGGGCTCAAAGGGTGTTCGTCATTGCGAGCGTAGCGAAGCAATCCAGCGGCAGTGCATAACGCGTGATTGCTTCGCTGCGCTCGCAATGACGAAGGAGAGGGCTCGCGTTCATCTTCATCGCCCCGGCGCATCGCCCGGCGATAGGCGGGGCAGGGGGCAGGCGCTATGGTGCCCCTCGAAGCAGCCGACCCGCATGCAGCGGGCGGCCGGGGAGCGGAGGAAGCGTGGGCAAGACCATCGTCATCACAGGCGCGGGGGCCGGTCTCGGCAAGGCGTTGGCGCAAAGGTTCGCGGGCGAGGGCGAGACGGTGATCCTGCTCGGCCGCACGCTGTCGAAAGTGCAGGCGCTGGCGGACGAACTGGGCGCTCCGGCGCTGGCGGTGGAGTGCGACGTGGCGGATGCCGCCTCCGTGCGCGCCGCCTTCGCGACGATCGCGGCGCAGCATCCGAAGATCGACGTGCTCATCAACAATGCGGGCATCTACGAGCCGTTCACGGTGGCGGAGGCCAGCGACGCGCAGATCGACGCGATCCTGGACACCAACCTCAAGGGTCCGATCTACTGCTGCCGCGCGGCGATCCCGATGATGGAGGCGGGCGGCCTCATCATCAACGTGGGCAGTGAATCGGTGGCGGTGCCGTTCGTGATGCTCTCGCTCTACCAGTCCAGCAAGGCGGGGCTGGAGATGTTCACGACGGCGCTCGAAGCCGAACTGGAAGAGAGCGGCATCCGCGTCGCCTTGCTGCGCGCCGGGCCGATGTACGACGAGGGCAAGTCCTCGCCGAACTGGGACCGCGATGCGGCGATGCGCTTCCACATGGGCTGCGCGAAGAACGGGCTGGACCTGCGCGCACGGCCCGTCTCGCACTCGGCTTCGCCCACCAGCGTGTTCCGCGCGGTGATCGACCTGCCGCCCGACGTGCGCGTCAGCCACGTCTCCATCGGCGCGCGAAAAGCCTGATCTTCACGAATCTCTCGGCAAGGACATAGCAATGACAACTCTTCCCGACGCCAGGCTCTACATCGACGGCAAGCTGCGCGATGCGGCCGGGGGCGCCACTTTCGACGTCATCAGCCCGTGGACCGGCGAGCCGGTGGGCAAGGCGGCGGACGCATCCGCCGACGACGTGAATGAGGCGATCGCCGCCGCTCGCCGCGCCTTCGACGAGACCGACTGGTCCACCAACGTCGAGAAGCGCGTGGCGCTGGTGAAGAAGTACCGCGAACTGTTCGAGCGCGAACGCCCGCGCCTTGCGCAGCTTGCCATCCACGAGGCGGGCGCGGCGCAGGGCGCGGTCGGCCGCGCGCATGTCGGCATGGCGATCGACGGCTGGGACGATTACATGGCCGTGTTCGACAAGCTGGAGTGGGAGAAGGACTATGGCGAGAAGCCGGCCTTCGGGATGATCCACAAGCGCCTCGGCGTGCGCGAGGCGGTGGGCGTGGTCGGCGCGATCACCCCGTGGAACGTGCCGCTCTACGTCAACATCGGCAAGGTCGTGGCGGCGCTGCTGGCGGGCTGCACGGTTATCCTCAAGCCCGCGCCGGACACGCCGGGCATGGGCGCAATCTTCGGTGAACTGGCCGCCGAGGTGGGCTTCCCCGATGGTGTCATGAACGTCGTGTTCGGCGCCGATCCGGCGCTGGCCGGAGAGATGCTCGTCACCGATCCGCGCGTGGACCTGATCTCGTTCACCGGCTCCACCGGCGTCGGCAAGCGCATCATGGAGCAGGGCGCGGGCACGCTGAAGCGCGTGTTCCTGGAGCTTGGCGGCAAGTCGGCCAAGATCGTGCTCGACGATGCGCCCAACTTCGCCATGGACGTGGCGATGACCATGCTGGTCTTCCATGCGGGGCAGGGCTGCGCCGTCCATTCGCGGCTGCTGGTGCCGCAGAGCCGCTACGAGGAGGCGAAGGCCATCCTCAAGGGCGCCTACGGCAACTTCGGCGACAACTGGGGCGACGTGGAGAACCCGGCGCACATCATGGGCCCGGTCGTATCGAAGCGGCAGATGGAGCGCGTGAAGAGCTACATCGATCTCGGCCAGCAGGAAGGTGCGACGCTGCTGGCGGGCGGGAACATCCGTCCTGACAAGGGCGGCGGATATTTCGTGGAGCCGACCTGCTTCGTGGACGTTACCAACTCCATGCGCATCGCCCAGGAAGAGATCTTCGGCCCGGTCCTCGTCGTCATTCCCTATGAAGACGACGAGGACGCCATCCGCATCGCCAACGAGAGTTCCTACGGACTCTCGGGCGGCGTTTCGGGCAGCCACGACCGCGCGATCAACATCGCCCGCAAGGTGCGTACCGGCTCGATGAGCGTGAACAACGGCATGTGCATCGCCGGCGACATCCCCTTCGGCGGCTTCAAGGCCAGCGGCATGGGCCGCGAATGGGGTCTTGAGGGCATCGAGGAGTTCACCGACGTCAAGATGCTCGCCTGGCCGGTCGGGCAGGTGGAAGCCGCCTGAGGCGCGATGGAGGACGAGGCCGACCATCTCGTGGACCTGCCGCCGTCGCTTGCAGCGGCGGTGGCAGCGGCCTGCGGGGCGGTCAGCCACAACCTCAACGGCCAGCGCCTCGGTCGCAAGGGACGGGTCACGCGTGAGCGGATACTTGCCGCCGCGATCGACCTGATCGAGACTTCGGAGGAAACCGTGACGCTCGCTCGCGTGGCGAAGCGGGCGTCGCTGGGCATGACCTCGGTCTACAACTACTTCACCGACATGACCGAACTGCTGCTGGCGGTGCTCGATCCGGTCATGGCGACGGCGGAGGACGATTACCTCTGCACCGTGCGCGAGCGGTGGTCTGACGCGGATCTCTACGAGCACTGCTACCGCTTCGTGCGCGCCTACCACGGGTTCTGGTCACGCCATTCGCGTCTGCTCCACATGCGCAACGCGCTGGCCGACCAGCAGGACGCACGCATGATGGCCCACCGCATCCG includes these proteins:
- a CDS encoding MDR family oxidoreductase translates to MFSAIVIDKTEEGQTVGLQQLDESVLPEGDVTIDVAYSTLNFKDGLAITGSSPVVRKFPMVPGIDLVGTVTESSHGDWKAGDTVVLNGWGVGEGHWGGLAQKARLKGDWLVPLPAAFTPAQAMAIGTAGYTAALCVDALVDWGVMPEQGEVLVTGATGGVGSVAIAILKRLGYSVAALTGKPAEADYLKALGAETIIDRAELAEKGKPLQKERWAGVVDTAGSFTLANACAQTKYGGAVAACGLAQGADLPATVMPFILRGVALLGIDSVMAPKAKRLKAWDRLAKDLDPAALDTIGQTIGLGDAVDAAKKFMSGEVKGRFIVDVNA
- a CDS encoding class I adenylate-forming enzyme family protein, with amino-acid sequence MTKRMGMTGSVKVVDGLSVVHGIALEDEQGIGALTLGGYVREIAARYGPREAAVIHLDGQVVRWTYDELYARSLQVAKSLIALGTGKGTRVGILMTNRPEFLAGVLGAALAGCVATPISTFFTPSELEVVLKASGVSVLLLERSVLKKDFAEMLAGLEPEVMAAQPGALASRRFPFLRYAAMIDSDEPLGMIETFAAFRRRGAGVAEELVLAASDAVTPADPGILLFSSGSTGKAKGILSAHRGVCLQLWRWPQWYAIRDEVPARTWSANGFFWSGNFACALGGTLSRGGTLVLQRWFDAAEALDLMAKERANMALAWPHQWPQLEAAPNYQDVDLSSLVYVDMHMPIARHPTVNSTWREPGQAYGNTETFTLITVFPSGTPEEVAGKSHGEPTAGSTIKIVDPMTGATMPLGERGEIAVKGATVMLGYLGIPLSDSTDGDGFLRTADGGYVDAQGRLFWEGRLNDIIKTGGANVSPLEIDEVIRAHPDVKVSQTVGVPDELLGELVVSCIVPVEGASPSAEAIRDFAKEKLASYKLPRRILFVAEDDLQTTGSSKIKTAELRKLAAERLAEV
- a CDS encoding nuclear transport factor 2 family protein; this translates as MTTPDFADWLAICNLKAAYCRLLDTKDWEGWKQLFTEDCVLDTTGSGGTREQGRDRIVAQVSTALAGAKTAHQIHSPQITVDGDRAEVVWAMQDRVIKDDFALTGYGHYHETCVRTAEGWKIAEQRLTRLILDIERPAS
- a CDS encoding MarR family winged helix-turn-helix transcriptional regulator, which gives rise to MERRVGTVLAQVARLMRRSFDERAREIGVTRPQWQVLSVLRRHPGIKQAELAEILEVEPITAGRMIDRMQDGGMVERRADPADRRAWRLYLTARGDEMIERLQPLAEETSEAALAGIDDADKAHMMRTLDRMLANLTGKPPVSED
- a CDS encoding SDR family oxidoreductase, whose product is MGKTIVITGAGAGLGKALAQRFAGEGETVILLGRTLSKVQALADELGAPALAVECDVADAASVRAAFATIAAQHPKIDVLINNAGIYEPFTVAEASDAQIDAILDTNLKGPIYCCRAAIPMMEAGGLIINVGSESVAVPFVMLSLYQSSKAGLEMFTTALEAELEESGIRVALLRAGPMYDEGKSSPNWDRDAAMRFHMGCAKNGLDLRARPVSHSASPTSVFRAVIDLPPDVRVSHVSIGARKA
- a CDS encoding aldehyde dehydrogenase family protein, whose product is MTTLPDARLYIDGKLRDAAGGATFDVISPWTGEPVGKAADASADDVNEAIAAARRAFDETDWSTNVEKRVALVKKYRELFERERPRLAQLAIHEAGAAQGAVGRAHVGMAIDGWDDYMAVFDKLEWEKDYGEKPAFGMIHKRLGVREAVGVVGAITPWNVPLYVNIGKVVAALLAGCTVILKPAPDTPGMGAIFGELAAEVGFPDGVMNVVFGADPALAGEMLVTDPRVDLISFTGSTGVGKRIMEQGAGTLKRVFLELGGKSAKIVLDDAPNFAMDVAMTMLVFHAGQGCAVHSRLLVPQSRYEEAKAILKGAYGNFGDNWGDVENPAHIMGPVVSKRQMERVKSYIDLGQQEGATLLAGGNIRPDKGGGYFVEPTCFVDVTNSMRIAQEEIFGPVLVVIPYEDDEDAIRIANESSYGLSGGVSGSHDRAINIARKVRTGSMSVNNGMCIAGDIPFGGFKASGMGREWGLEGIEEFTDVKMLAWPVGQVEAA